A stretch of Ligilactobacillus faecis DNA encodes these proteins:
- a CDS encoding mannose/fructose/sorbose PTS transporter subunit IIB, whose amino-acid sequence MVGIILASHGSFADGIFQSGEMIFGQQENVAHVTLMPSEGPDDIRAKMEDAIKSFDDPEEVLFLVDLWGGTPFNQANNLVEQHKDKWAIVAGMNLPMVIEAYASRFSMEKAQEIAAHLVSAGKDGVRVKPESLEPKTEAKEETKAAQPVGAIPPGTVLGDGKIKYVLARIDSRLLHGQVATSWTKSTNPDRIIVVSDNVAHDKLRKSMIIEAAPPGVHANVVPIEKMIEVAKDPRFGDTKALLLFENPEDALKAIEGGVDIKTLNVGSMAHSVGKVAVNKVLSLDQEDVKAFEQLEKDGVKFDVRKVPSDSPEDMDAILNKARQELKM is encoded by the coding sequence ATGGTTGGTATTATTTTAGCAAGTCATGGTAGCTTTGCCGACGGTATTTTCCAATCGGGGGAAATGATCTTTGGTCAGCAAGAAAATGTTGCACATGTGACGTTAATGCCAAGCGAAGGTCCTGATGATATCAGAGCTAAGATGGAAGACGCGATCAAATCGTTTGATGATCCTGAAGAAGTCTTGTTCTTAGTCGATCTTTGGGGTGGAACACCATTTAACCAAGCTAATAACTTGGTCGAACAGCATAAAGATAAGTGGGCGATCGTTGCCGGGATGAATTTACCGATGGTGATCGAGGCTTATGCATCGCGATTCTCGATGGAAAAAGCCCAAGAGATCGCTGCTCATTTAGTTTCAGCTGGGAAAGATGGTGTGCGGGTCAAACCAGAATCGCTTGAGCCAAAAACAGAAGCAAAAGAAGAGACAAAAGCCGCACAACCGGTCGGAGCGATCCCACCGGGAACTGTTTTAGGCGATGGGAAGATCAAATATGTCTTAGCCCGGATCGATTCACGTTTGTTACACGGTCAAGTAGCTACATCATGGACTAAATCGACCAATCCAGATCGGATCATCGTTGTTTCTGACAACGTTGCGCATGATAAATTACGGAAGAGCATGATCATTGAGGCGGCTCCTCCAGGAGTGCACGCAAACGTTGTGCCGATCGAAAAGATGATCGAAGTTGCAAAAGATCCTCGCTTTGGCGATACAAAAGCTTTGCTCTTATTTGAAAATCCAGAAGACGCTTTGAAAGCGATCGAAGGTGGAGTTGACATCAAGACGTTAAATGTTGGTTCGATGGCCCACTCTGTCGGAAAAGTCGCAGTCAACAAAGTTTTATCTTTAGACCAAGAAGACGTAAAAGCATTTGAACAACTAGAAAAAGATGGCGTTAAATTTGACGTCCGCAAAGTTCCAAGCGATTCACCTGAAGATATGGATGCGATCTTGAATAAGGCGCGCCAAGAACTAAAGATGTAA
- a CDS encoding PTS system mannose/fructose/N-acetylgalactosamine-transporter subunit IIB, producing MEVKLLRIDSRLLHGQVATDWVKSTGVSHVLVVCDNAAKDVIRRRLLLQVAPPGVKVHVLTVAKMIRIYQDERFAKLSVLILVEAPIDAVRLLIGGIKVKSVNVGSLSFDQTRKMITETIAVNEQDLKALTWLKKQGIMLDQRKVSNDPKKDLWKTLSDKGLV from the coding sequence ATGGAAGTAAAACTTCTGCGGATCGATTCGCGTTTGTTACATGGACAAGTGGCGACAGACTGGGTCAAAAGTACTGGGGTCTCGCATGTGTTAGTCGTTTGTGATAACGCTGCTAAAGATGTGATCCGGCGGCGCTTGTTATTGCAAGTTGCGCCACCTGGTGTCAAAGTTCATGTCTTGACAGTTGCAAAGATGATCCGCATCTACCAAGATGAACGTTTTGCTAAATTATCGGTTTTGATCTTAGTTGAGGCCCCGATCGATGCTGTGCGTTTATTGATCGGAGGGATCAAAGTCAAAAGTGTCAATGTTGGTTCACTTAGCTTTGACCAAACACGTAAAATGATCACTGAGACGATCGCAGTCAACGAACAAGATCTCAAAGCTTTGACTTGGCTCAAAAAGCAAGGGATCATGTTAGATCAAAGAAAAGTCTCCAACGATCCTAAAAAAGATCTTTGGAAGACTTTATCTGATAAAGGTCTTGTTTAA
- a CDS encoding glycosyltransferase family 2 protein: MISIIIPCYNAEAYLEECFKSIKAQTYKELEVIFIDDGSSDSSWALLEGIRQDNPEMAITLYHNKQNQGVSVARNIGIRAASGDYLTFVDADDHLAPQFLERLLQGKKRGDMAVVGIGGAGFGKGSAPFQGLITKERFVYEFWLTKHLFGSCNNKIYSRKLILRHDIFFDPSLKIMEDMFFNMRYCQYIDTIYVSEQKLYYYRRNEASVMHQKFSENNMTVIKTFHKLLALPFTEEEQKIIELHQVNSLLWLLRLLYKADDKEATKQYEEVIVQELATANTSLFFKSGWQKGFSRYVTFLLYQLHPKCYKKVITTYYKFKKRR; encoded by the coding sequence ATGATCAGTATAATTATTCCTTGTTATAACGCAGAAGCTTATTTAGAAGAATGCTTCAAAAGTATTAAAGCACAAACTTACAAAGAGCTTGAAGTTATTTTTATTGATGATGGTTCCAGTGATTCCTCATGGGCACTTTTAGAAGGGATCAGACAAGATAACCCAGAGATGGCGATCACTTTATACCATAATAAACAAAATCAAGGTGTGTCAGTTGCACGTAATATCGGCATAAGAGCGGCCAGCGGTGACTATCTGACATTTGTTGACGCAGATGATCACCTTGCCCCGCAATTTTTAGAAAGGCTCTTGCAAGGTAAGAAACGCGGAGATATGGCTGTCGTAGGGATCGGAGGCGCTGGCTTTGGTAAAGGGAGTGCTCCTTTTCAAGGTTTGATAACTAAAGAGCGCTTCGTATATGAATTTTGGTTGACAAAACATCTTTTTGGCTCGTGTAATAATAAAATATATTCACGAAAATTGATCTTGCGCCACGACATTTTCTTTGATCCAAGCTTAAAAATCATGGAAGATATGTTTTTTAATATGCGCTATTGTCAATATATCGATACGATCTATGTTTCTGAGCAGAAGCTGTACTATTATCGAAGAAACGAAGCTAGTGTCATGCACCAAAAATTTTCCGAAAATAATATGACTGTCATCAAGACTTTTCACAAGTTGCTAGCTCTTCCATTCACCGAAGAGGAGCAAAAGATCATCGAACTTCATCAAGTCAATAGTTTACTGTGGCTTTTACGCTTGCTTTATAAAGCTGATGATAAAGAAGCTACTAAGCAGTATGAAGAAGTGATCGTACAAGAGCTAGCCACTGCTAATACGAGTTTATTTTTTAAAAGTGGGTGGCAGAAAGGTTTTTCACGCTACGTAACGTTTTTGCTCTATCAACTCCATCCAAAATGCTATAAAAAAGTGATCACGACCTATTATAAGTTCAAAAAAAGACGGTAA
- a CDS encoding PTS sugar transporter subunit IIA has protein sequence MVGLIVASHGHLAKELINSSYLIFGKQEKVVAVAFEPAEDLQTLKDNYQTTLQAFSKTDQILFLCDLYGGNPMLAATAFVKQDPKRFAAIGGVNLALLLEAYALRESGATLAELTKQLVQIGQSAIATAEPEGDLWK, from the coding sequence ATGGTAGGTTTGATCGTTGCGAGCCACGGCCATTTAGCAAAAGAACTTATCAACTCATCTTATTTGATTTTTGGCAAACAAGAAAAAGTGGTCGCAGTCGCTTTTGAACCAGCAGAAGATCTGCAAACTTTAAAAGATAACTATCAAACTACACTTCAAGCTTTTTCTAAAACAGATCAGATCCTGTTTTTATGTGACCTTTACGGAGGCAATCCGATGTTAGCTGCGACAGCGTTTGTCAAACAAGATCCTAAACGGTTTGCTGCGATCGGAGGTGTCAACTTGGCACTTTTACTTGAAGCTTATGCTTTACGAGAAAGTGGGGCGACTTTAGCGGAGTTGACTAAACAGTTAGTGCAGATCGGTCAAAGTGCGATCGCAACAGCTGAACCGGAGGGAGATCTATGGAAGTAA
- a CDS encoding PTS mannose/fructose/sorbose transporter subunit IIC: MSAISMILVVIVAFFAGMGGILDEFQFHQPLVACTLIGLVTGNLEAGIILGGSLQMIALGWANIGAAVAPDAALASVASAIILVQGGQGVKGVGTAIAVAIPLAVAGLFLTMLARTLAVPIVHIMDAAAEEGNYRKIEVWQVIGICMQGLRIALPAAALLVIPSAAVRGFLESMPAWLNEGMTIGGGMVVAVGYAMVINMMATREVWPFFAIGFVIAAISDLTLIALGALGVSFGLIYLELKKNAGNGGNGGGQASNTGDPLGDILNDYE, from the coding sequence ATGTCTGCTATATCAATGATTCTAGTAGTAATTGTTGCCTTTTTTGCAGGTATGGGTGGGATCTTAGATGAATTCCAATTCCATCAACCTTTGGTAGCATGTACTTTGATCGGATTAGTGACCGGTAATCTTGAAGCCGGTATTATTTTAGGTGGTTCATTACAAATGATCGCCTTAGGTTGGGCTAACATCGGGGCTGCGGTTGCGCCTGATGCAGCGTTAGCCTCAGTTGCATCTGCTATTATTTTAGTGCAAGGTGGTCAAGGCGTAAAAGGTGTCGGGACAGCGATCGCTGTTGCGATCCCACTTGCTGTGGCTGGTTTGTTCTTGACGATGTTAGCGCGGACGCTTGCTGTGCCGATCGTGCACATCATGGACGCTGCTGCTGAAGAAGGTAACTACCGTAAGATCGAAGTTTGGCAAGTCATTGGGATCTGTATGCAAGGTCTTCGGATCGCGCTTCCAGCTGCTGCTTTATTAGTTATTCCATCAGCTGCCGTACGTGGATTCTTGGAATCGATGCCAGCTTGGTTGAATGAAGGGATGACGATCGGTGGTGGCATGGTCGTTGCCGTTGGTTACGCAATGGTCATCAACATGATGGCAACTCGTGAAGTTTGGCCATTCTTTGCGATCGGTTTTGTGATCGCTGCGATCTCTGACTTAACATTGATCGCCTTAGGTGCTTTAGGTGTCTCCTTTGGCTTGATCTATCTTGAATTGAAGAAAAATGCTGGTAATGGTGGCAACGGTGGTGGCCAAGCAAGCAACACTGGTGACCCATTAGGCGACATTTTGAATGACTACGAATAA
- a CDS encoding ABC1 kinase family protein — protein MEEKDPFITTKDKRKRLREILHILRKYEVIRNFLRQKDPGAVRQAFEELGPTFIKAGQLLSTRPDLISPSFIHEFRKLQDNALTDPFASVKATFEQECGQKLTAVFASFEEVPFASGSMAQTHQATLKDGTKVVVKVQHPHIKELIETDLSLFKQALKILKFVPDMSVVDPKEILQELKRSLLNELDTSVELKNSIEFYRLNDQKDIIEVPKVYPKYSAQKILVEEAMPGQSIKHLVTPLASDPKKRAKEQAMRTYLAQVLVKNFIKQVFTDNFFHADPHPGNLLFYELDAKKTSRYQTTKHYQKELGNVSMEMTRAKRLPPYRLVYLDFGMMGRLTKNMADGIAKIVIALNTKDTYAIGKAVLAVCNRTGVVDEEEFYTQLGIFLTPYLELGLGQIDLSALLFEVVSLCRKNNLQLRSEVTLLVKAFASLEGVVAALDPTLSLLEVARPFAKEYFKQNFDAKQALEDLTFEAYRAFKVAPKLPVKLEHLLDDSLNGNSRLNLKLKGQKELLDRLETLVNRLVLAIILAALIMGSSLLVEGSEKHPAIYNIGVIGYLLAALIVLFLLLSEVHRRFKKK, from the coding sequence ATGGAAGAAAAAGATCCCTTCATTACGACAAAAGATAAACGCAAACGCTTACGTGAGATCTTACATATCTTGCGCAAATATGAAGTCATTCGTAATTTTTTACGTCAAAAAGACCCTGGAGCTGTCCGTCAAGCATTCGAAGAGCTTGGTCCAACTTTTATCAAAGCTGGCCAATTGCTCTCAACTAGACCAGATCTGATCTCACCAAGCTTTATCCACGAATTTCGCAAATTACAAGATAATGCGTTGACTGATCCTTTCGCAAGTGTCAAAGCCACTTTTGAACAAGAATGTGGTCAAAAATTGACTGCTGTCTTTGCCAGTTTTGAAGAAGTTCCTTTTGCTTCTGGGTCGATGGCACAGACCCACCAAGCAACTTTAAAAGATGGCACAAAAGTCGTCGTCAAAGTGCAGCATCCACACATCAAAGAATTGATCGAAACAGATCTTTCTTTATTCAAACAAGCATTAAAGATCTTAAAGTTCGTCCCTGATATGAGCGTCGTCGATCCAAAAGAGATCTTACAAGAACTCAAACGCTCACTTTTAAATGAACTCGACACGTCTGTCGAGCTCAAAAATAGTATCGAATTTTACCGTTTAAATGACCAAAAAGATATTATCGAAGTCCCTAAAGTCTATCCTAAATATTCTGCCCAAAAGATCTTAGTCGAAGAAGCAATGCCAGGTCAAAGCATCAAGCATTTAGTCACACCACTTGCAAGTGATCCCAAAAAGCGTGCTAAAGAACAAGCAATGCGCACGTATCTTGCTCAAGTGCTCGTCAAAAACTTTATCAAACAAGTTTTTACCGATAATTTCTTTCACGCCGACCCACATCCTGGTAATCTTTTATTTTACGAACTAGATGCAAAGAAAACATCACGCTACCAAACAACTAAACATTACCAAAAAGAGCTTGGTAATGTTTCAATGGAAATGACCCGCGCCAAACGTCTACCACCCTATCGTCTCGTTTATCTTGATTTTGGAATGATGGGGCGTTTGACTAAAAATATGGCTGATGGGATCGCTAAGATCGTCATCGCTTTGAATACCAAAGATACATATGCGATCGGAAAAGCGGTTTTAGCTGTTTGCAACCGAACCGGCGTTGTCGATGAAGAAGAATTTTATACCCAACTAGGTATTTTTTTGACACCTTATCTCGAACTGGGACTTGGACAGATCGACCTTTCTGCTTTGCTCTTTGAAGTCGTTAGTCTATGTCGCAAAAATAATTTACAACTCCGCTCAGAAGTAACGTTGCTCGTCAAAGCTTTTGCCTCATTGGAAGGAGTCGTTGCTGCCCTTGACCCAACACTTTCGCTTCTTGAAGTTGCTCGTCCTTTTGCTAAAGAATATTTCAAACAAAATTTTGATGCTAAACAAGCGTTAGAAGATCTCACTTTTGAAGCTTATCGTGCTTTTAAAGTTGCCCCTAAATTGCCTGTCAAGTTAGAACACCTACTTGATGATAGCTTGAACGGAAACAGTCGTTTGAATCTCAAATTGAAAGGACAAAAAGAGTTGCTCGATCGCCTAGAAACTTTAGTCAACCGGCTCGTACTTGCGATCATCTTAGCCGCTTTGATCATGGGGTCTTCACTTTTAGTCGAAGGTAGTGAAAAACATCCTGCGATCTACAATATCGGCGTCATCGGGTATCTTCTTGCCGCCTTGATCGTCTTATTCTTATTACTAAGCGAAGTGCACCGCCGTTTCAAAAAGAAATAA
- a CDS encoding sigma-54-dependent transcriptional regulator yields MTRKERILAYVTQNKTALTTAEIATALDILRNNVSKELNTLVREGHLQKISGRPVKYLLAKQTASSALVADQIQVEHPTQDIFASMIGQKESLKNQIEQAKAAILYPPHGLNVLITGPTGSGKTYFANAMHQFASEQKMLKTKEFITFNCADYAHNPQLLMSHLFGYVKGAFTGADEDRDGLIQKADGGILFLDEVHRLPPEGQEMIFYFMDHGTYNRLGEIAKVHHADVRLICATTEDPESSLLKTFVRRIPIVIGMPQFEKRSVREQLALLKRLLTLEANRTKREIVVPEDVVKALLGSVTFGNVGQLKSNIQLVCAQGFLNSVEQTEQINLEFEQLPPNIKEGLSRLASDRVRLGKLAQLLEPVMVIVPDGEKPVIKESDRYELPYNLYEIIGNKAALLKEEGLDQSAINNFIMTDINVHLKSFYRDNKISRTEKNLNELVDQDTLRLTKEIIALLKRECNYHAGENFIYAMSLHLSSFIKRVQSGRPMREVSDDLVTMVKDYPADLKLAKLIKEKLEAHYDFLVPESEVYYLAVLLISLNSVPKHGKVGVVVAAHGNHTASSMVQVVTELLAVDNLSAFDMSLEMDPKEALKAIAQKVVQVDRGNGVLLLVDMGSLGTFSEKISALTDIKIKTIDMVTTAMVLEAARKTALIDSDLASVYAELREFNGYSRKVEEVPVDELKPRAILALCSTGKGTAEKIKQMIDEILTEHLIDDVCVLPLSVVGIKAQLKQIEEKYQLIATTGVADPKLGVPYISLEELFQGEVGKKRLVECLEQTETGHFETQTTKELAPDVTQEMAANYLEQYYTFINPKKIIHILWEYCAILEQERKEKLTDTKRLAVVMHLGGTIERSLRNAPVSLTKKQALEIKEAPWAQAVKKADTYLETTLDLKLARAEEYYIIKLLETEAVKN; encoded by the coding sequence ATGACGCGAAAAGAACGGATCTTAGCCTATGTCACGCAAAATAAGACAGCGCTAACAACAGCTGAGATCGCAACGGCATTAGATATTTTACGTAATAATGTCAGTAAAGAATTGAATACGTTAGTCCGTGAAGGGCATTTACAAAAGATCTCAGGACGACCAGTCAAATATCTTTTGGCAAAACAGACCGCGTCTAGCGCGCTTGTGGCAGACCAGATACAAGTTGAGCATCCGACCCAAGACATTTTTGCTTCGATGATCGGCCAAAAGGAAAGTTTGAAAAATCAGATCGAACAAGCTAAGGCTGCGATCTTATATCCACCGCACGGCTTAAATGTTTTGATCACAGGGCCTACTGGTTCTGGGAAGACATATTTTGCCAATGCGATGCATCAGTTTGCGAGCGAACAAAAGATGCTCAAGACAAAAGAGTTCATTACGTTCAACTGCGCTGATTATGCGCATAATCCTCAATTGTTGATGTCTCATCTTTTTGGTTATGTCAAGGGGGCCTTTACTGGAGCGGATGAAGATCGAGATGGTCTGATCCAAAAAGCCGATGGTGGGATCTTATTTTTAGATGAGGTCCACCGCTTACCACCAGAAGGACAAGAGATGATCTTTTACTTTATGGACCATGGGACATATAACCGTCTAGGTGAGATCGCTAAAGTCCACCATGCTGATGTGCGCTTGATCTGTGCCACAACTGAAGATCCAGAGAGTTCACTTTTGAAAACGTTTGTCCGTCGGATCCCGATCGTGATCGGGATGCCTCAGTTTGAAAAACGGAGCGTCCGTGAACAGTTGGCCCTCTTGAAACGCCTCTTGACTTTAGAAGCCAACCGCACTAAAAGAGAGATCGTCGTGCCAGAAGATGTTGTCAAAGCTTTACTTGGGAGTGTGACTTTTGGTAATGTCGGGCAGTTGAAATCAAACATCCAGCTCGTTTGTGCGCAAGGCTTTTTAAATAGTGTCGAACAGACAGAACAGATCAATTTAGAATTTGAACAACTTCCGCCAAATATCAAAGAAGGTTTGTCACGTTTAGCCAGTGACCGTGTACGTTTAGGCAAATTAGCCCAGCTTTTAGAACCAGTCATGGTGATCGTGCCTGACGGTGAAAAGCCTGTGATCAAAGAGAGCGACCGCTATGAATTACCGTATAATTTATATGAGATCATCGGTAATAAGGCAGCTCTTTTAAAAGAGGAAGGGTTGGATCAAAGTGCGATCAATAATTTTATCATGACTGATATCAATGTTCATTTAAAGTCATTTTATCGTGATAATAAGATCTCACGGACCGAAAAAAATTTAAATGAACTGGTCGATCAAGATACACTTCGTTTGACAAAGGAGATCATTGCTTTATTAAAACGGGAATGTAACTATCATGCAGGTGAAAATTTCATTTATGCGATGAGTTTACATCTAAGTTCATTTATCAAACGCGTCCAATCGGGACGGCCGATGCGCGAAGTTTCTGATGATCTAGTTACGATGGTCAAAGACTATCCGGCCGATTTAAAATTGGCTAAGTTGATCAAAGAAAAATTAGAAGCTCATTATGACTTTTTAGTTCCTGAATCAGAAGTGTATTATTTGGCAGTCTTGTTGATCTCGCTCAATTCGGTACCTAAGCATGGCAAAGTCGGTGTTGTTGTCGCAGCTCATGGAAATCATACGGCTTCTTCGATGGTCCAAGTCGTAACAGAGCTTTTAGCTGTAGATAATCTTAGTGCTTTTGATATGTCACTTGAAATGGATCCAAAAGAAGCTTTAAAAGCGATCGCACAAAAAGTCGTTCAAGTCGATCGGGGCAATGGTGTCTTGCTTCTAGTCGATATGGGGTCGCTTGGGACATTTAGCGAGAAGATCAGTGCTTTGACTGATATCAAGATCAAAACGATCGATATGGTCACGACGGCAATGGTTTTAGAAGCAGCACGAAAAACGGCTTTGATCGATAGTGATCTGGCGTCTGTTTATGCCGAATTGCGTGAATTCAACGGTTATTCGCGTAAAGTCGAAGAAGTACCAGTCGATGAACTCAAACCAAGGGCGATCTTAGCTTTATGTTCAACTGGAAAAGGTACAGCTGAAAAGATCAAGCAGATGATCGATGAGATCTTGACCGAGCATTTGATCGATGATGTTTGTGTCTTGCCGTTATCGGTCGTGGGGATCAAAGCCCAACTCAAACAGATCGAAGAAAAATACCAGCTCATTGCAACTACTGGAGTGGCTGATCCTAAGTTAGGTGTACCATATATCTCGCTTGAGGAGTTATTCCAAGGAGAGGTTGGAAAAAAACGCTTGGTCGAATGTTTAGAGCAAACAGAAACAGGGCATTTTGAGACTCAAACGACTAAAGAACTAGCTCCTGATGTGACGCAAGAGATGGCAGCTAATTATTTAGAGCAATACTATACTTTTATCAATCCCAAAAAGATCATTCATATTTTGTGGGAATACTGTGCGATCTTGGAACAAGAGAGAAAAGAAAAACTCACTGATACAAAGCGGTTAGCTGTCGTAATGCATCTTGGTGGGACGATCGAACGGAGCTTAAGAAATGCACCAGTCTCACTGACTAAAAAGCAAGCGCTTGAGATCAAAGAGGCACCATGGGCTCAAGCAGTCAAAAAAGCAGATACTTATTTAGAGACAACGCTTGATCTGAAGTTAGCACGAGCCGAAGAGTATTACATCATAAAATTACTTGAGACAGAAGCAGTCAAAAATTGA
- a CDS encoding lipopolysaccharide biosynthesis protein: MADLGLITAMTYSFYKPLAEKNETYISGLVHFYKKVCNVIALVIFLGGLGLIPFLKYVVNLKTDLPHLTLYYLLYLLNTVASYIVVYKTTVLVADQKGYITAKYGSIFNILQNVVLCLFLWLTHNFLVYLIIQVFFTYIYNFVVSAIASKEYPYINEKVSLAKDDIRGLFDNIKAVFVYKTSNVLINATDSTLISIIVGTTVVGFYSNYMLVVSKAISLLTTVFNSLTASLGNLIVEEGKAKRYEVFQILQTICSGLSVIVVTLMFFLLQDFIRLWLGKAYLLDTLVLYAIIINLYFSVILLPVWVYREATGLYKQIKYVMLGTAGANLLLSIILGHFIGLPGILFGTVLAKLLTYVWYEPILLFKQFFGHSSRSYFLELLKNIALLLVLFLLGSLLSRFLFVTGYLSFICKAFLLLVLSVSCVYIFYRKSTGLRFVKAKFGL; the protein is encoded by the coding sequence ATGGCTGATCTGGGACTGATCACAGCTATGACGTACAGTTTTTATAAGCCGTTAGCTGAAAAAAATGAGACTTACATCAGTGGTCTAGTGCATTTTTATAAAAAAGTGTGTAATGTGATCGCTTTAGTCATCTTTTTAGGTGGTCTGGGCCTGATCCCTTTTTTGAAATATGTGGTCAATTTGAAAACAGATCTACCACACTTAACGCTCTATTATTTGCTTTATCTGCTCAATACCGTTGCTTCATATATCGTTGTCTATAAAACGACGGTTTTAGTTGCTGATCAAAAAGGCTATATCACGGCTAAATACGGTAGCATTTTCAATATTTTGCAAAATGTCGTCTTATGTCTGTTTTTATGGCTGACCCATAATTTTTTAGTTTATCTGATCATCCAAGTGTTCTTTACTTACATCTATAATTTTGTTGTATCAGCGATAGCAAGTAAAGAATATCCGTATATAAACGAAAAAGTTTCGCTAGCAAAAGATGACATTCGGGGACTTTTCGATAATATCAAAGCCGTTTTTGTTTATAAAACTTCAAATGTATTGATCAATGCGACTGATAGTACTTTGATCTCGATCATAGTTGGTACGACAGTAGTGGGATTTTATTCAAATTATATGTTGGTCGTGTCGAAAGCGATCTCGTTGTTGACAACAGTTTTCAATTCATTGACTGCAAGCTTAGGCAATCTTATTGTTGAAGAAGGCAAAGCGAAGAGATATGAAGTTTTTCAGATCTTACAAACTATTTGTAGCGGGTTAAGTGTGATCGTTGTCACCTTGATGTTTTTTCTCTTGCAAGATTTTATTAGGTTATGGCTTGGCAAAGCTTATCTTTTAGATACTCTAGTCTTATATGCGATCATTATCAATTTATATTTTTCAGTGATCTTGCTTCCAGTGTGGGTCTATCGTGAAGCAACTGGGCTTTACAAGCAGATCAAATACGTTATGTTGGGAACAGCAGGCGCAAACCTGTTGCTTTCGATCATTTTAGGACATTTTATTGGTCTGCCTGGTATTTTATTTGGAACAGTGCTCGCAAAGCTTTTGACCTATGTTTGGTATGAACCGATCTTATTGTTCAAACAATTTTTTGGACATTCAAGTCGCAGTTATTTTTTAGAGCTCTTGAAAAATATAGCCTTACTACTTGTGCTGTTTCTTTTAGGAAGTTTACTCTCAAGGTTTTTATTTGTGACTGGTTATCTGAGTTTTATTTGCAAAGCTTTCTTGCTCCTTGTGCTCAGCGTTTCTTGTGTTTATATTTTTTATCGCAAGAGTACCGGTCTCCGCTTCGTCAAAGCCAAATTTGGTTTGTAA
- a CDS encoding nitroreductase family protein has product MTNPVNENLKKRRSIYALGKNVTLPKEKIVETIEEAVRQSPTAFNSQTVRAVILFGENSDKVWDIVEETLQAVVPAESFAKTKEKIASFRAGFGTILYFTDENIVHGLEKDFPLYAKNFANWAEQGLGGAQQAVWTALAAEGIGASLQHYNPLIDEKIASAFDLPKNWVLRAQMPFGSIEAPAGKKEFMPDAERFRVFD; this is encoded by the coding sequence ATGACAAATCCAGTAAATGAAAACTTAAAAAAACGTCGCTCGATCTATGCTCTTGGTAAAAATGTCACACTTCCAAAAGAAAAGATCGTCGAAACGATCGAAGAGGCAGTGCGTCAATCACCAACTGCGTTCAATTCTCAAACAGTGCGAGCAGTGATCTTATTTGGTGAAAATTCAGATAAAGTGTGGGATATCGTGGAAGAAACATTGCAAGCTGTGGTCCCGGCAGAAAGTTTTGCAAAAACAAAAGAAAAGATCGCTTCATTTAGAGCGGGATTTGGTACGATCCTTTATTTCACAGACGAAAATATCGTACACGGTCTAGAAAAAGATTTCCCACTTTACGCTAAAAACTTTGCTAACTGGGCTGAACAAGGTCTGGGGGGCGCACAACAAGCCGTCTGGACTGCTTTAGCTGCTGAAGGGATCGGCGCTTCTTTACAACACTATAACCCACTGATCGACGAAAAGATCGCTTCTGCATTTGATCTACCTAAAAATTGGGTCTTACGAGCTCAAATGCCATTTGGTTCGATCGAAGCACCTGCAGGTAAAAAAGAATTTATGCCCGATGCAGAGCGCTTCCGCGTTTTTGATTAA